A genomic stretch from Flavobacterium humidisoli includes:
- a CDS encoding L-rhamnose mutarotase encodes MRLIPFNKLLIVFLMVFAISANAAEIWVSPKGNDKNSGTKESPLATVHMAMRKARELRRLKDSSVKDGIRIIVMNGTYYLNEPLFVRPEDSGTAESPTTIEADANAKPIISGGIEIKNWSKSTTVINGLKKGSVWVADAPKKAGSIIDYRQLWVNGKKAVRAKNTEGTTMERILSWNHEEQTCWIPFKDKSVKFEPGMEMFIVQWWSNANLRIKNIEVQKDSAKLSFEEPESRIQSEHPWPAPWISKNNGNSAYFLNNAFSLLNEPGEWYLDKKNAKIYYIPRAGEEINSVTVTAPVLENLVEVKGTIDSPVHHFRFKGISFQYSNWLRPSQQGHVPLQSGLYLLDAYKLKQPGTPNQANLENQAWVGRPRAAVEVNYSNNIQFESCRFEHLASTGLDLNKGTNHNTVKGNLFKDIGGSAINVGIFSEEAFEAHLPLIIKDEREMCSDEVIADNLITNVTNEDWGTLGISAGFVRNITIEHNEISDVSYSGMAMGWGWTHTPNVMQNNKILGNKIHHYAKHLHDVAGIYTLSAQPGSRIEENYIDKVYNSPYAHDPFLWLYLYTDEGSEGFTIKNNWIAEKKILKNHNGPKGNIWEHNDPYVSTKIKDAAGIRAPYKDLEKEVVIDEKWGLQEMPKPYVIELIGSDFDIEKIKSTLTGFRIVGQELYQWKNHLVIYGKMNQPERTKRKLAGAFPSLEIKIYEDLVYDFQNFERCKDSKPASDWENVVLTANLPADEKLQKEYVEYHKTQFEKWPEVAKGFCNADFQQLQVFKKDRQLILVISIPKGENLDKLNPKTTQNNPRVDDWNALMKKYQSGIDGTKPDETWIFLNKVETK; translated from the coding sequence ATGCGACTAATTCCTTTCAACAAATTACTGATTGTTTTTTTAATGGTATTTGCAATTTCGGCAAATGCGGCTGAAATTTGGGTTTCCCCGAAAGGGAACGACAAAAACTCAGGAACAAAAGAAAGTCCGCTGGCAACGGTTCACATGGCGATGCGAAAAGCCAGAGAACTTCGTCGTTTAAAAGATTCATCAGTAAAAGACGGGATTCGTATCATTGTCATGAACGGAACGTATTACTTAAACGAACCTTTATTTGTAAGACCTGAAGATTCCGGAACAGCAGAAAGTCCAACCACAATTGAAGCTGATGCAAATGCAAAACCAATTATTAGTGGTGGAATCGAAATCAAAAACTGGTCAAAATCGACAACTGTTATCAACGGGCTTAAAAAAGGTTCGGTTTGGGTCGCCGATGCTCCGAAAAAAGCAGGAAGCATTATCGATTACAGACAATTGTGGGTAAATGGTAAAAAAGCCGTACGAGCTAAAAATACTGAAGGAACTACAATGGAGCGTATTCTATCATGGAATCACGAAGAGCAAACTTGTTGGATTCCGTTTAAAGATAAATCGGTTAAATTCGAACCGGGAATGGAAATGTTTATTGTACAATGGTGGTCAAATGCCAACTTGCGTATCAAAAATATTGAAGTACAAAAAGACAGTGCGAAACTTTCATTTGAAGAACCAGAAAGCCGTATTCAAAGTGAGCATCCGTGGCCTGCACCATGGATTTCTAAAAACAACGGAAATTCTGCTTACTTCTTAAACAATGCTTTTTCACTTTTAAACGAACCAGGAGAATGGTATTTAGACAAGAAAAATGCCAAAATCTATTACATTCCAAGAGCTGGTGAAGAGATTAATTCGGTAACGGTTACAGCTCCGGTTTTAGAAAATTTAGTTGAAGTAAAAGGAACAATCGATTCTCCTGTGCATCATTTTAGATTTAAAGGAATTTCATTTCAATACAGTAACTGGCTTCGTCCTTCGCAGCAAGGTCATGTGCCGTTACAGTCTGGTTTGTATTTGTTAGACGCTTATAAATTGAAACAGCCTGGAACTCCAAATCAGGCAAATTTAGAAAATCAAGCTTGGGTTGGAAGACCTCGTGCAGCAGTTGAAGTCAATTATTCGAATAATATTCAGTTTGAATCTTGCCGTTTTGAGCATTTGGCTTCGACTGGTTTGGATTTAAATAAAGGAACAAATCACAATACCGTAAAAGGAAATTTATTTAAAGATATTGGCGGAAGTGCCATCAATGTCGGCATTTTCTCCGAAGAAGCTTTTGAAGCGCATTTGCCTTTAATCATAAAAGATGAGAGAGAAATGTGTTCTGATGAAGTAATTGCTGATAACTTAATCACAAACGTAACCAATGAAGATTGGGGAACTTTGGGAATCAGTGCTGGTTTCGTTCGAAATATTACGATCGAACATAACGAAATTTCAGATGTATCGTACTCTGGAATGGCAATGGGCTGGGGTTGGACGCACACGCCAAACGTGATGCAGAACAACAAAATTCTAGGAAATAAAATTCATCATTACGCGAAACATTTACACGATGTAGCAGGAATCTACACGCTTTCTGCACAACCAGGAAGCCGTATTGAAGAAAACTATATTGATAAAGTTTACAACAGTCCGTACGCTCATGATCCGTTTTTATGGTTGTATTTGTATACTGATGAAGGTTCTGAAGGTTTTACGATTAAAAACAACTGGATTGCCGAAAAGAAAATCCTTAAAAACCATAATGGTCCAAAAGGAAATATTTGGGAACACAATGATCCTTATGTAAGTACTAAAATTAAAGATGCTGCGGGAATTAGAGCGCCTTACAAAGATTTAGAAAAAGAAGTTGTAATCGATGAAAAATGGGGATTGCAGGAAATGCCAAAACCGTATGTAATCGAATTAATAGGTTCTGATTTTGATATCGAAAAAATCAAATCGACTTTGACAGGATTTAGAATCGTGGGTCAGGAATTGTACCAATGGAAAAATCATTTGGTTATTTACGGAAAAATGAATCAGCCGGAAAGAACAAAACGAAAACTGGCGGGCGCTTTTCCTTCTTTAGAAATTAAAATCTATGAAGATCTGGTTTACGATTTCCAAAACTTCGAGAGATGTAAAGATTCTAAACCAGCATCAGATTGGGAAAATGTGGTTTTAACAGCGAATCTTCCTGCTGATGAAAAACTGCAGAAAGAATATGTAGAGTATCATAAAACGCAATTTGAAAAATGGCCAGAAGTAGCAAAAGGTTTCTGTAATGCCGATTTCCAGCAATTGCAGGTTTTCAAAAAAGACAGACAATTAATCTTGGTAATCAGTATTCCGAAAGGTGAAAATCTGGATAAGCTGAATCCGAAAACAACACAAAATAATCCTCGTGTAGACGATTGGAATGCTTTAATGAAAAAATACCAAAGTGGCATCGATGGCACAAAACCAGACGAGACTTGGATTTTCTTAAACAAAGTAGAAACGAAATAA
- a CDS encoding Gfo/Idh/MocA family protein has translation MLKIAILGLGEGRSTMSAALESSKLELVKVCDRNEEICNQRAKEFDFHSYTTNYDDLLNDASIDIIAIYTPDYLHAQHVKQALLSGKHVVCTKPFIDDLSDAKELLELSKSTGKKVFIGQSSRFFEPAKRQRADYEAGLIGDLITIEAQYHADHRWFLKKEWSLLQSFKWLYGGLSHPVDFIRWYLPNIQEVMGYGMISANGQSAGLKNEDTMHFIFKATDGRIARVSGVYTSPTQPAQRDSGMSTILRATEGASQADYHELRYAVTDKTGEEKVVTWGDSTLKYYFRFEGQSHHGGEYQNYLEYFVDSIEQNFEAYPNMEEGIGTVALLQAMDKSLQTGMPVKIADILNEYGL, from the coding sequence ATGTTAAAAATAGCCATTCTGGGACTTGGAGAGGGACGAAGCACAATGTCGGCGGCTTTGGAGAGTTCAAAATTAGAACTTGTAAAAGTGTGCGACAGAAACGAAGAAATCTGTAATCAGAGAGCAAAAGAATTCGATTTTCATTCGTACACAACCAATTACGATGATTTATTAAACGACGCATCAATTGATATTATCGCGATTTATACGCCAGATTATTTACACGCACAACACGTAAAACAAGCGTTATTAAGTGGAAAACATGTCGTTTGTACAAAACCGTTTATTGATGATTTATCTGATGCTAAAGAATTATTAGAATTAAGTAAATCAACAGGAAAAAAGGTTTTCATTGGACAAAGTTCCCGTTTCTTCGAACCAGCCAAAAGACAAAGAGCCGATTACGAAGCAGGATTAATTGGAGATTTAATTACAATTGAAGCGCAATATCATGCCGATCACAGATGGTTTTTAAAGAAAGAATGGTCTTTATTACAGTCATTTAAATGGTTGTACGGAGGTTTGAGCCATCCTGTAGATTTCATCAGATGGTATCTTCCAAATATTCAGGAAGTAATGGGTTACGGAATGATCAGCGCTAACGGACAATCAGCTGGATTGAAAAATGAAGATACGATGCATTTTATCTTCAAAGCAACTGACGGTAGAATTGCACGTGTAAGCGGTGTTTATACTTCACCAACGCAGCCAGCGCAACGCGATAGCGGAATGAGTACCATTTTAAGAGCAACAGAAGGAGCAAGCCAAGCTGATTATCACGAATTGCGTTATGCGGTTACCGATAAAACTGGTGAGGAAAAAGTGGTTACTTGGGGAGATAGCACTTTAAAGTATTATTTCCGTTTTGAAGGGCAAAGTCATCACGGCGGAGAATATCAGAATTATTTAGAATATTTTGTAGACAGTATCGAACAGAATTTCGAAGCCTATCCAAACATGGAAGAAGGAATTGGAACCGTAGCTTTATTACAAGCAATGGACAAATCTTTGCAAACTGGAATGCCGGTTAAAATTGCCGATATTCTTAACGAATACGGGCTATGA
- a CDS encoding alpha-rhamnosidase: MLNRFSIFKTLLLFVALFCCSLSSAQEKSKEATWIWYPGDFEVWLSNKMQVRRTEREAVFPPLWQYYSPYALVTFQTEVDIPEPDEAKIFSEGPFQLLLDGVQIYGQPKSIKIPAGKHKISFKVYNQEVLPAIYINGKYVKSNASWKVTNEDKLWIDETGKAQQSGTPWVPVGSWNFNSPENKPSEFKLTTKPLSAKKTEKIGAGQLVDFGKETFGYIKIHGLKGKGKVALYYGESREEALDSAKCETLDHLSFDGKQSQTYTHDGSKAFRYVQVQADAGVKYDSISMLYEYLPLDYRGVFKSSDEQLNKIWDVSAYTMHLTSREFFIDGIKRDRWVWSGDAYQSYLMNYYLFFDSASVERTLLALRGKDPVTAHVNIIMDYSLYWFVGVYDYYLHTGDTKFIKTFYPRMKSLMDFCLERRNKNGFLEPLEGDWVFIDWADGLPKTGEVSFEQMLLARSLEAMAVSAEIAGKSEDQKEYQKLGDDLKTKLFDVFWDKKENVMKHQRIDGKIQNIVTRYANMFGIFFNYFNEEQKQSVKNKVLLNKDVLQITTPYMRFYELEALCAMGEQDYVLKEMKDYWGGMLNEGATSFWEEYNPNKKGTEHLTMYGRPYGKSLCHAWGASPIYLLGKYYLGVKPIKPGYSEYEIKPNLGGLKWMEGKVPTPNGEVAIYCSTKEIKVKAGEGEGKLIIESSSKPKTNSGTIKELTKNKYQLIVKPNVEYKVSYRAI, from the coding sequence ATGCTAAACCGCTTTTCCATTTTTAAGACTTTACTTCTTTTTGTTGCCCTTTTTTGTTGTTCGCTATCATCAGCTCAAGAAAAATCAAAAGAAGCGACATGGATCTGGTATCCAGGCGATTTCGAAGTTTGGTTAAGCAATAAAATGCAGGTAAGACGTACAGAACGTGAAGCCGTATTTCCGCCACTTTGGCAATATTACAGTCCTTATGCTTTAGTAACTTTTCAAACAGAAGTAGATATTCCGGAACCAGACGAGGCAAAAATCTTTTCTGAAGGACCTTTTCAACTACTTTTAGATGGCGTTCAGATTTATGGACAGCCAAAATCAATAAAAATTCCTGCCGGAAAACACAAAATTTCTTTTAAAGTTTACAATCAGGAAGTGTTGCCGGCTATTTATATTAATGGGAAATATGTTAAATCTAATGCTTCTTGGAAAGTAACCAATGAAGATAAACTCTGGATCGATGAAACTGGAAAAGCACAGCAATCTGGAACACCTTGGGTACCTGTTGGGTCTTGGAATTTTAATTCACCAGAAAACAAACCTTCTGAGTTTAAACTGACGACTAAACCTTTAAGCGCAAAGAAAACAGAAAAAATAGGAGCTGGGCAGTTGGTTGATTTTGGTAAAGAAACTTTTGGTTATATTAAAATTCATGGCTTAAAAGGAAAAGGTAAAGTAGCATTGTATTATGGCGAATCCCGCGAAGAAGCGCTGGATTCTGCTAAATGCGAAACTTTAGATCATTTGTCTTTTGATGGAAAGCAGTCTCAAACATACACACATGACGGATCGAAAGCATTCCGCTATGTTCAGGTTCAAGCAGATGCAGGTGTAAAATATGACTCTATTTCGATGCTTTATGAATATTTGCCATTAGATTACCGTGGTGTATTCAAATCATCGGATGAACAATTGAATAAAATTTGGGACGTGTCGGCTTACACGATGCATTTAACCTCTCGCGAATTTTTTATTGACGGTATTAAACGTGACCGCTGGGTTTGGTCTGGCGATGCTTATCAAAGTTATTTAATGAATTATTATTTATTCTTTGATTCGGCTTCTGTAGAACGAACGCTGTTAGCACTTCGTGGAAAAGATCCTGTAACGGCTCACGTGAATATCATCATGGATTATTCGCTGTATTGGTTTGTGGGTGTCTACGATTACTACTTACATACAGGCGATACGAAATTCATTAAAACTTTTTACCCAAGAATGAAATCGCTTATGGATTTCTGTTTAGAAAGAAGAAACAAAAACGGATTTCTGGAACCTTTAGAAGGTGATTGGGTTTTTATTGATTGGGCAGACGGATTGCCAAAAACGGGTGAGGTTAGTTTTGAGCAAATGCTTTTAGCCAGAAGCCTTGAAGCCATGGCGGTGAGTGCTGAAATTGCTGGTAAAAGTGAGGACCAAAAAGAATATCAAAAATTAGGAGATGATTTGAAAACCAAATTATTTGATGTGTTTTGGGATAAAAAAGAAAATGTGATGAAGCACCAGCGTATCGATGGTAAAATCCAAAATATTGTAACCAGATACGCTAATATGTTCGGTATTTTTTTCAATTATTTTAATGAAGAACAAAAACAAAGCGTAAAAAATAAGGTATTGCTCAATAAAGATGTTCTTCAAATTACAACTCCATACATGCGTTTTTACGAGTTGGAAGCGTTGTGTGCGATGGGTGAACAGGATTACGTTTTAAAAGAAATGAAAGACTATTGGGGCGGAATGCTGAATGAGGGCGCGACATCTTTCTGGGAAGAATACAATCCAAACAAAAAAGGAACGGAACATTTAACGATGTACGGTCGTCCTTATGGAAAAAGCCTTTGCCACGCTTGGGGAGCAAGTCCGATTTACTTATTAGGGAAATATTATCTAGGTGTAAAACCTATAAAACCGGGTTATTCAGAATATGAAATCAAACCAAATCTTGGTGGTTTAAAATGGATGGAAGGAAAAGTGCCAACACCAAACGGCGAAGTTGCCATCTATTGCAGTACCAAAGAGATTAAAGTAAAAGCAGGCGAAGGAGAAGGAAAATTGATTATTGAAAGTTCAAGCAAACCAAAAACCAATTCAGGAACGATTAAGGAATTAACGAAAAATAAATATCAATTGATTGTAAAACCGAATGTGGAGTATAAAGTGAGTTATAGGGCTATTTAA
- a CDS encoding sodium:solute symporter, translating to MNSIYDKLTTLDFVIVAGYLVALLIIGYVVSVKQRKKDETLFLAGNSLNWYSIGFNMWGTNVGPSSLLAFASIGYATGIVAGNFEWYAFVFLLLLAMVFAPRYIASKVSTMPEYMGKRYGDSTQNILAWYALVKILVSWLSLGLFSGGVLVRQILGIPMWQSVTVLVIFSGIFTFAGGLKAIAKVNVFQMILLIVVSLTLSYLGLQKVGGIEALAAKTPSNFWNLVRPSDDASYPWPAILLGYPVAAVAFFCTDQSMVQSVLGAKNLEQGQLGVNFIGWLKVMALPLFILPGILCYALYPELGSNSDLAYMTMVTNLFPSGMNGLVICVMIAVLVGTIGSSLNALSTVFTNDIYVKKINPTATIKDQIRIGRLTIAAGCVFAILIAVAIDNIKGQNLFNIFQAVLGFLAPSLSVVFLLSVFWKRTTKKAVNATLSWGSAFSLFVGVLYLWIFPADKYPVWPHFLLISFYIFAVLLIAAVIISLVDRNPEVNVSDETDIPKTSKKVKVLFGLLGLTIFVLYLIFNFH from the coding sequence ATGAACAGTATCTACGATAAATTAACGACACTTGATTTTGTAATTGTGGCGGGTTATTTAGTCGCATTATTAATCATTGGTTATGTGGTAAGTGTCAAGCAGAGAAAGAAAGACGAAACGCTTTTTTTGGCTGGAAATTCATTAAACTGGTACAGCATCGGGTTTAATATGTGGGGAACCAATGTTGGTCCGTCTTCTTTATTAGCCTTTGCGAGTATTGGTTACGCAACGGGAATTGTAGCAGGAAATTTCGAATGGTACGCCTTTGTTTTTTTACTGCTTTTGGCGATGGTTTTTGCACCACGTTATATTGCGAGTAAAGTAAGCACCATGCCTGAATATATGGGAAAACGCTATGGCGACAGCACCCAAAACATTTTGGCTTGGTATGCTTTGGTAAAAATCTTGGTAAGCTGGTTGTCTTTAGGATTGTTCAGCGGAGGCGTTTTAGTGCGTCAGATTCTGGGAATTCCGATGTGGCAGAGCGTTACCGTTTTAGTGATTTTCTCAGGAATTTTCACTTTTGCAGGAGGATTAAAAGCGATTGCTAAAGTCAACGTTTTTCAGATGATTCTGTTGATTGTAGTTTCATTAACCCTTTCGTATTTAGGATTGCAGAAAGTAGGCGGAATCGAAGCTTTAGCAGCAAAAACGCCATCAAATTTTTGGAATTTAGTTCGTCCTTCTGATGACGCAAGTTATCCGTGGCCAGCTATTTTATTAGGATATCCAGTTGCTGCAGTTGCTTTTTTCTGTACCGATCAATCGATGGTGCAGAGCGTTCTGGGAGCGAAAAACCTAGAACAGGGACAACTTGGAGTAAACTTTATTGGATGGTTGAAAGTAATGGCGCTTCCGTTATTTATTTTACCTGGAATTTTGTGCTATGCTTTATATCCGGAATTAGGAAGCAACTCAGATTTAGCTTATATGACGATGGTAACGAACCTTTTTCCAAGCGGAATGAATGGTTTGGTAATCTGCGTAATGATAGCGGTTTTGGTGGGAACAATTGGTTCTTCGCTGAATGCTTTGAGCACCGTTTTCACAAATGATATTTATGTAAAGAAAATCAACCCGACAGCGACTATTAAAGATCAAATTAGAATTGGACGTTTAACGATTGCAGCAGGTTGTGTATTTGCAATTTTGATTGCCGTTGCAATTGACAATATCAAAGGACAGAATTTATTCAATATCTTTCAGGCGGTTTTAGGTTTCTTGGCGCCTTCGTTATCTGTTGTTTTCCTTTTGAGTGTTTTCTGGAAACGCACTACTAAAAAAGCCGTAAATGCAACGCTTTCTTGGGGTTCTGCTTTTAGTTTATTTGTTGGGGTTTTATATTTATGGATTTTCCCAGCCGATAAATATCCAGTCTGGCCTCACTTTTTATTGATTTCGTTTTACATTTTTGCTGTGCTTTTAATTGCTGCAGTTATTATTTCTTTAGTAGATAGAAATCCTGAAGTTAATGTTTCAGATGAAACTGATATTCCTAAGACTAGTAAGAAAGTAAAAGTGTTATTTGGTTTATTAGGATTGACAATCTTTGTTTTATATCTAATTTTCAATTTCCATTAA
- a CDS encoding AraC family transcriptional regulator, which produces MNSQYRTYRVATDFGYKVDSLIPVIGYTEAVNNEMCISHSHPRAQLIYATRGVMNVVVGNNIWVVNPLQGLWIPSGVEHQVTFQKDVNYYSVFIDPSAIAGLPEKSFSFDIPMFLKQLVFKIISFGTSGNLTESQLRIIYVFLDELALIMPSATFLPTTNDERLQKVVELLMSDVSSKQTIDYYAELSFMSSRTLSRLFIKELGMNFSDWRTRMKLLEAIKRLGEKQSIKEIALDLGYETASAFIYMFKKHLGTTPSNYILEDENESEKLIA; this is translated from the coding sequence ATGAATAGTCAATATCGGACATATAGAGTAGCAACTGATTTTGGATACAAAGTAGATTCCTTAATCCCAGTTATAGGTTATACCGAAGCAGTTAATAACGAAATGTGTATCTCACATTCGCATCCGAGAGCGCAATTAATCTATGCAACTCGCGGTGTAATGAACGTTGTCGTTGGCAATAACATTTGGGTGGTAAATCCGTTGCAAGGCCTTTGGATTCCAAGCGGAGTAGAGCATCAGGTTACTTTTCAGAAAGATGTAAATTATTACAGCGTCTTTATTGATCCTTCTGCAATTGCAGGACTGCCAGAGAAGAGTTTTTCATTTGATATTCCGATGTTTTTAAAACAATTGGTTTTTAAAATCATTTCTTTTGGAACAAGCGGAAATTTAACAGAATCACAATTAAGAATCATTTATGTTTTTTTAGATGAATTGGCTTTAATAATGCCAAGTGCCACCTTTTTGCCTACTACAAATGACGAAAGATTACAGAAAGTTGTAGAACTCTTAATGAGTGATGTTTCGAGTAAACAAACCATTGATTATTATGCCGAACTTTCTTTTATGAGCAGTCGAACTTTATCACGTTTATTCATAAAAGAATTAGGAATGAATTTCAGCGATTGGCGTACCCGAATGAAGCTATTAGAAGCGATTAAAAGATTGGGCGAAAAACAATCGATAAAAGAAATTGCTTTAGATTTAGGTTACGAAACGGCGAGCGCTTTTATTTATATGTTTAAAAAGCATTTAGGTACAACACCTTCTAATTATATTTTAGAAGATGAAAATGAATCTGAAAAGCTGATTGCTTAG
- a CDS encoding MFS transporter, whose product METVKVQPEVIKKTTYSILFIISFSHLINDLLQAVVPSIYPLIKDNFGLSFTQIGIITFTYQIVASILQPFVGMYTDKNSKPYSLIIGMCFTMIGLFLVSIATNFTFLLMSVSLIGIGSSIFHPESSRVAHLASGGKKGLAQSIFQLGGNAGSAIGPLLAAFIIIPHGQSYVAWFCIIALVGVFALYKIALWYTAHLSERMANKSAHKIETHHLSKNRVIVSLIVLLILIFSKYFYMSSITSYYTFFLIDKFHISIQQSQIYLFLFSGAVAAGTLIGGPIGDRYGRKYVIWVSILGVAPFTLMLPYVSLFWVGTLSVIIGLILSSAFSAILVYATELMPGKVGLVAGLFFGFAFGMGGLGSAVLGKIADATSIEYVFKICAFLPLIGVITGFLPNIEGRKKAEK is encoded by the coding sequence ATGGAAACCGTTAAAGTACAACCAGAAGTAATTAAAAAAACCACGTATTCAATACTTTTTATAATCAGCTTTTCGCATTTAATCAACGACCTTTTACAAGCTGTTGTTCCTTCAATTTATCCACTCATTAAAGACAATTTCGGACTGAGTTTTACTCAAATCGGAATTATCACTTTTACTTACCAGATCGTAGCTTCAATCCTGCAACCATTTGTGGGAATGTATACCGATAAAAACTCTAAACCTTATTCGCTGATAATCGGAATGTGTTTTACAATGATTGGGCTTTTCTTAGTTTCAATTGCTACAAATTTCACTTTCTTATTAATGTCAGTGAGTTTAATCGGAATTGGATCTTCTATTTTTCACCCAGAATCTTCTCGTGTAGCGCATTTGGCATCGGGCGGTAAAAAAGGGTTGGCGCAATCTATCTTTCAATTAGGAGGAAACGCAGGAAGTGCGATCGGACCATTATTGGCTGCTTTTATCATCATTCCGCACGGACAAAGTTATGTGGCTTGGTTTTGTATTATTGCTTTGGTCGGAGTTTTTGCTTTGTATAAAATTGCTCTTTGGTATACAGCTCATTTATCTGAAAGAATGGCTAATAAATCAGCTCATAAAATTGAAACGCACCATTTATCTAAAAATCGTGTAATTGTTTCCCTAATTGTTCTGTTGATTTTAATTTTCTCTAAATACTTCTACATGAGCAGTATTACAAGTTATTATACTTTCTTTTTGATTGATAAATTTCATATTTCAATTCAGCAATCACAAATCTATTTATTCTTGTTCTCGGGAGCTGTTGCAGCAGGAACTTTAATCGGTGGACCAATTGGAGACCGTTACGGAAGAAAATATGTAATCTGGGTTTCTATTCTTGGAGTTGCTCCATTTACGTTGATGTTGCCTTACGTTTCTTTATTCTGGGTTGGAACTCTATCTGTAATCATCGGATTAATTCTTTCTTCTGCTTTCTCTGCAATTTTAGTTTATGCAACTGAATTAATGCCAGGAAAAGTTGGTTTAGTAGCAGGTCTTTTCTTCGGATTTGCTTTCGGAATGGGTGGTCTAGGTTCTGCTGTTTTAGGAAAAATCGCCGATGCAACGAGTATAGAATATGTATTTAAAATTTGTGCTTTCTTGCCTTTGATTGGTGTTATTACTGGGTTCTTGCCGAATATTGAAGGAAGAAAAAAAGCTGAAAAATAA